DNA sequence from the Flavobacteriales bacterium genome:
AAAAATATAAATCCACAATCTACAAATGCCTATTTGTATCCATAGACTGGTGTAAAACACGAATAATGAGAATACAATCAGGAGTTTCTTTCAGGATAATGCGATGTTTTTGGATGGTGTAAGTTTTATATGAAACATTACCCTTTTTGAGTTTCTTGAACATAACATTTTGAATGTTATGGAAAGATTGACTTATTTGTTGAGCGTATTTGTCGGCTTGTCCGATTCCCCAATTTTCAAATGTGTAAAGCCAAATGTTTTTTAAATCTGCTATTGCAAGACTGGTGATTTCAACCTTTTACTTATTCATTTGTTTAGCGTATCATGTCTTAATTCTTTAAAAAAGACATCAATATCAAAATCTTTAACAATTCCGCTTTCTTCCCCTAGTTTTACGGCTTCCCAAAAAGCTTTTTCTTTTCGTTCTTCTTCTCGTAATTCAGAAAGTTTATTAAAAATAATAAGTTGGTTCTCTTGAGATAAAGAAGCTAAACGCTCAAAAAAATCATTTTTATCTACATTTAATGCATACATGCTTACAGTATTTAGAGTTTTCATAGTGCGTTGTTGTTTAGTATCACTATGATACTGTCAAAATTACGGAAAATTCACTAATTTTTTCATATTGAACAAGTAATGGTATTATTTGCATAAAAAAAGCTCACTAAAAAGTGAGCTTATAATTTTTGACATCAGGAAAAGATTATCCAAAAAGAAGCACGGTAGCATAAGCTGAAACGCCTTCTTTTCTTCCTTCAAATCCTAGTTTTTCTGTTGTTGTTGCTTTTACAGAAACATCTCGGAGTGGTATGGAAAGTATTTCTGAGATTATTTTACGCATTTCTGGAATATAGGGCTTTATTTTCGGACTTTGTAAAGCCACAGTCGCATCTATATTTCCTATTTCGAAATCTTCTTCTTTTAGTAATTTTGCTACGTCTTTTAAGAGAATTTTACTGTCAATCCCTTTGTATGCAGGATCTGTATCAGGAAAATGTGTTCCAATATCTCCTAAAGCTGCAGCACCTAATAATGCGTCACAAATGGTATGGAGTAGGACATCTGCGTCTGAATGACCTACAGCTCCTTTGTCATGATCTATTTTTAAACCTCCAAGCCAAAAGTCATAACCCTCTGCAAGCTGGTGAACATCATAACCAAAACCTACTCTCATTTTTGCTTTTTTTTCACTCATACCTGTTTAGACTATTTTTTGTCTTTTTTATCCTTCTTATCATCTTTTTTCTTGTTGTCTTTCTTCTGATTTTTTTCTTTCAGAGAAGAACCTTTTCGAGAGTTCTGTTCTTCTTCAGAAGGAGCGTTTGACATAAAGGCATCTATGTCTATTCCAAGTGAGAAACGAAGGGTACTTTTTAGTGGGTGTTGGTTATTGGTTAAGGTAAACAAATAAGCCATGTCTAAGCTTGCTTTTTGAAGTTTGATTCCTAAACCTGCACTCATATATTGACGATTACCTTTTATTGGGTCTTCGTAGAAATAACCTGCTCTAAATGCAAATTGGTTGTTATACCAATATTCCATTCCAATACTAAAATTGATTTCTTGGAATTCATTTTCACCTTCTGGCGAGTCATTAAATGAGCGGAAGATTCCGTCTACAACAGATAATTGACGAATTTCTTCGTTCTTTTTTGTATCAAACTGCGGGGTTGGTACTAAAAGTTTTGTCATTTCTCCACTTATAGAGAATCGGTTGAATTTATCAATATCCATGTGTAATCCTGCTCCTAATCTCATAAGTGCTGGCATGAATTCACTTTGAGCATCATCATCCGTATATTTTATTTTCCCTCCTAAGTTGGAAATATTCAATCCTGCTGTAACAACACCATCTTTTCCTGCTAAGTCAATTTTTTTAGATTTATAGAAAAATCCGATATCAGCAGAAAGAGAATTTGCAGGAACATAAATTGTCCCATCAAGAGAACTATTTGCTCCAGAGGCAAGGTCAGACCTTAAATATCTTAATACCACACCGGCTGAAAAACGACGTGAAAGCTGCAATCCATATCCTACATCCAGAGCCAATTCTGCTGGGTAAAACTGTGTTGGAGCATCATCTTGGTGTTGTCTGAAATTTACTTCTCCTAAAGAAAAATATTTAAAGCTAAAGTTTAGTGTAGAACGATTATCAGGCTTATAAAAAAAGTCAATATTTGAGATAAATACATCATTAACCAATTGAGAAAGCCAAGGTGAATAACTTACCGAAGCTCCCATTTTCTTTTTGAGGAAAGCAGATTTTGCAACATTCCAATACATACTATTTGCATCTGGCAAGGTAGCAACTCCTTGGTCTCCCATAGACGCTCCACGGGCATCAGGAGAGATTAATAAATAAGGAACAGCAGTAGAAACTACATTTACTTTATCTTGGGCAAATGCTGTGGTGCTTGTAAGTAAAGCTGCCACGGCTATATTTTTAATGATTTTTTTCATTGGTCTTTTCTAATTTACTTTAAAGTAACGCGCAAATTTATGTTTTATTTTTACGATTTTTACTTTTTTGTTTTATAATAGGAAATCTTGATTTCAGTTTGATCTCAAATAAAATCCTCAAGAAGGATTAGAAATCAGTATTTACTCATCTGTTTTGAAATTTATATCAAATACAAATATAAGCTTTTACTGATAAGCTTTTCCTTTTTTCGACTAACGAACTAATACCAATCTTTCTGTTTTGTATTCACTTATCCCAGATTTGGAGCTTTGAATACTCAGGCGATAAAGATACATTCCACTACCCAATTCTACTCCAGACGAGGTGGTTCCGTTCCAAGAAAACTCTTGATTGAGTACGGCAGGCGCATCACTAATGTCTTTTGAAAATTCGGCGACTCGTCTTCCCTGTAAATCATAGATAGATAAGTTTACCTGAATATCTTGCCCGTACAAATTGTGCTGAAAACTAAAATGAGTGTTTCCTTGCATAGGGTTGGGATAATTAAAGAGATCTGTAATAATAGATGTGGCATCGTCCACTACTTGGAATTCAATAGTTTTTTTACTGGAGTTATTATAAGTATCCCAGGCTTTTAAAGAAAGTGTATGAAGTCCGTTTTCTAAATTATAAAGTGGGTAATTAACGGTTCCTGCTCTAAAATCTCCATTTGTAGCTTCATAAAAGTTATTGAGTATAATCGGTTTTGCACTTTGCTCGTCTATAATTGCAGTAATATCATGCCCAATTCCGAGTCCTACGGTATTGATTCCATTTTCATCAAAGAGTTGTGCAAATATTGCTGAATTATGAGTAACCATTCCTCCATCAATAAAGGTAGAATCATTCATAAATAAAGAAATATCGGGACCTTCATTGTCTTCGGCAGGGTTTGGATTTACGCCTCCCACATAAGCAGTGGTGTCATATCCAAAGGCTTCTTCATCTGATAATTTTGCAAATAGTTGTACTTTTCCTTTCCCCATATCAAGATTGATATCTTTTGGAACTACAAAGGATATTTTAAAATCTCCATTTTTTATTGGTGCGTTCCCTTTGAAGATGATATTTTTTTGTGTTAGGAAATTCACCGGAGGAACATTCAAATTATCATTTCTAAGGGTTTTTTCTGTCTGCCTTTTATCAAAAACAGTAATGGATGCTATTCCATTCTGAATAATTTTATTGTCATTGATATCAGTTAAAATACCTTCGAGGCTTACCTTTTCCAGTGCTTTAATTGTATCGGCAGATGCATTGCTAATATCTTGATTGTTGATTTTAGTAAGACGCATTTTATTTTTTGGAAATTTAAGTCTTACGGCTGGGTCTCCTATGAGAATAAAACGTCTTCTGTTGTGTTTGGTAGTTCCATTTTTGATTTGATAAAGCAATTCCCCTACGGTATATTGTTTTCCTACTGTAGTGTCTATTTTCCCTAAATGATTATAGAATACTCTTGATAAATTCTCGGCATCACCAATTCCTATCGCTCTTGTTGTGGTAAGTAAAGCTATGGCACCACCATTGGGGTTGAGTGCTACATATTCTCCTGCTGAAACTCTGTTTGGATCGTCATAGCGTGTAAATTCACAAGTGGTTGTTATAAAAAGAGGAAGTTCTTTTTCGTTAGTCCAGCTGTTGATATCATCAATATTCAAAATTCTTTCACTTGCCCAACCTTTTTCTCCTCCGTGTCCGTAATAGTGTACAATTAAGGCACCACCATCTACTGCTTTTTGAATTTCGTTTTCTACATCTGGATATCTTTGTCCACCTACGGAGTTGATTTGTTTATAAGCATCAGCGTAAATTTTATTGACATTGATTCCCGGATTTTTCTGTTGATATTTCTCTATTGCTTGGTCTGCTCCTAGAGCCAATAAGCGTTCCCAGTTTTCGTTTTGATCTACATCATCAGCAACAAGGGCAACTTTTGTTTGCCACTCACCTTGGTTCTCTTTAGCTTCATATCGTTTTATTTTTCGAACGGCATCTTGTGCTTCTTGTTTATTCCTTACAATTAATCGCCCTATAGGAATATCAATAAAATTATTCACTGTTGAAAGCGCTCCGCCATCATTATCATCGAGTAAAGCAAAATAATCATCAGTAGCATCGGTAACTTTCACTGTAAAATAATTTGGGTTTGATATATAAGTAGGAACAAAGTCAGACTGGAAACCATGGATGGATTTAAAGTCATAACTGGCATCTCCAAAAAATAGAATACCTTTTGGAAGTGTTTTTGAAGTTTTATTACGCACATAGAGCATGTGTATAAAGTTTCTTAAAGCAGTGGGATCTTTCGTTCCCGAAGAAAATTCATTATAAATATCAAACACATTTACGGCAACACCATTATAGTTATGTGTTTCTTTTCTATAGTTTACTAAGTCTATTGCTTGATCTTTCCAGTTAGGATGATAAATCACCACATAGTCCGTTTGTTCTATTTGGTGTAAGTTTTGGTTCGGAATTTCTTGAATAGCTTCAATAGAATAAGTATTACTATTATTGAACACTGCAAAAGATTGTAGTTTATTACTCCCAGAAAAGATTTTTTGATTCTGAATTTCTAGATCCTGAATATTGTTTTGATCACTTATTTGCCAAATCCTATAGTTATTTCCTAATACCTGATAATTTACTCCATTTGCAATTTGTCTTTGGTCTTTGTTTGAAAAAGTGAATTGCTTATTATAATACTGTAGTTGTTCTTTAAACTCTAAACTAATTTTATCTAGGTAAGCAATGGCTCCCACTTGTCCTTTTTTATCATAAGCGATATCAAAAGATAATTTATTATTGTTTAGAATAACGTTTTCTGTTTTGAAACGATAGACTCCTTCTCCACTGTCATCTAAATTTTTAGAAATACCCAAACTCATCTTAACTGCCCCATTCTCTAAGAGATCAATGGTGGTTTCCCCATTGCTTCTTGCCAGCCCGTGTAAATTTATTCGTACAGGAGTATTGGTTGTTCTATTATTATTTCCAACATCAAAACTTAGTTTTGAAACAGCTTCTAGACGTTCTCCTAGCCATTTCCTTCCCGAGTGTTTTGGGTTGTATAGTTCATTTTCATGTGCATATAAAAAATCATACTCACTGAGTGTTGTATTGCTGTTTTGAAAATTTGACTTTGGAATTCTTTTTCCATCTACTCCTTCAAATTTCAGAAAATAATACGCTGTGGTATCATAAAAGTGATTTTCGTAAGTATAATAATTACTTGTTGTATCAAATTTCCAATCATGTAAACCATTACTATAGAAAAGCACATAGTCATTTGCATCAAAACTATTGTCGTTTCCATCCACTACCTCTATCGCCATTTCTTCTAAGCCAAAAGGTAATTCTGGAGTTAGAAATTCATTGAGCATCCCTTGATGATTCCCATAAATTTTTAGTTTTTGTGGCTCAATTGTGTTTAGGTCAATTCCTGCACTCTGAAGTTTAGTTCCTGTTATTTTATATACCCCTTTTCTACTCGCAGCAATTTTATAGACAGATCCATCTTTTAGCGGACTATTATTAGGATAGTTCCAAGTAGCCACTTTTTTAGTAAAAAGACGGTTTTTTTTAAAGTGTATATGAAACTTAATTTCCGATATTTTTTGTTCTTCAAATATTCCAGGAAAACTTACAAAAAGGTACGATTGTTGATTTTGATACCCAGTTTGCCATTTTAACTTAAAATTTTCACGAGTCGAAATTAACTTCTTTTCATTTGGAAGTAAATTTTTTGTTTCTAAAATTTCGAAAGTAACATTTTCTACATTTTGCCCTTTTTTAAGCTCAATTTTATGAGTGAAGTAAGGTGTTTTTCTTAAATAATGAGAGGCATTTTTATGATAAATAACAGTGTCGTTATAGTTGTTTATATCTATAAAACCATTTGTTTGCCAATGTATTGAGAATGCACTTTCTTCTGTTTGAGCAAAAGCTAAACAAGAAAATGCTAGAAAAAAACTGAATAAAATTTTCTTTAGATACAACATAATATTTTCGCTATTTAGTCAGAAAATGTTTTTGAATAGAACAATATTAAAACTAAATATCCAATACAAAATTGTATTTCGGTAACAAAAACTTAAAAATAATTTGTATAATTGTGAAGTGAAAATAAAGAAATGATGGCAAGACAAAAGAATCTTTTTTTCCTTACCGTATTATTTTGTTATATGTTTTTTGGATCTGCTCAAGCACAAGATCCTGGTTTTTCGCAGTTTTATGCGAATCCTTTATATCTAAATCCAGCATTGGCTGGGGCGGGAGGATGTCCAAAAATTCATGTAAATGTACGAGACCAATGGCCGAGTCTCCAAGGAACTTTTATTACCAATAGTGTATCTTATGATAAACACCTTCCAGAAATTAATAGTGGATGGGGTTTTCAAGTTCTGTACGATAATGCAGGTTTAGGATTTTTAAACACGGTGAATGCAAATTTGATGTATTCTTACCAATTGAAAATTAACAAAAAGTATTATGCACTTTTTGGTGCGCGTCTTGGGATGCATTCTCGCTTCATTGACAAAAGTCAACTACTATTCCCAGATCAACTCTCTAAAAAAGGAGTGGTACTTGAAAGTAGTCAAGATTTGAATAATATCAACGATTCTAAAATCACAGAAGATATTGGTCTTGGTGGAATCTTTTATGCAGATATCTTTTTTGTAGGATACTCTGTAGATCACCTTACACAACCAATCACCTCTTTTTTAAAGGATTTTGATCAGCAAAATAAACAGTTTAATGCTTCGGGAAGATTACCGATGAAACACACTGTGCATGGAGGAGCGAATTTTTCAGTTTCTGGAAACAAAAGAAAAGGATTGATAGGAGATGGTCCATTTATGACCGCAGGTTTTGTTTATCAAAATCAAGGTGCGGCTGACCAATTTAATATCGGACTTTCCTTGACCAACAAAAGTATCTCAGGAGGATTATGGTATAGAACTACTTCAGAAAATTCTGACGCAGTAATTGCTATACTTGGTTACTCATGGAGAAACTTAAAAATAGGGTATTCTTATGATATCACCATCTCAGAACTGAACCGTTCTGGAGGGGCTCATGAACTATCTGTAAGAATTCAATTACCATGTAAGGAGAAAGTAAGAAAGATACAACCGCTTACTTGTCCGATTTTTTAAAAAAGAAAACTGCTAAAAAAAGAAATAAACCCGATATACAATGAAAAAGAACATTTTTCTAGGATTTATAGCCATTTCAGCCTCAGTATTACTTACTTCTTGTGGAGGTACTAGTAATAGTAAAGTCGTTCATTCTGCCACAGGATGGCCTGTGAATAACACCGATGCTGGAGGGTTTACTGCCAATTTGAGTACTACACAATACGTTATGCCAGGAATGGTACCTATTGAAGGAGGAACCTTTACAATGGGACAAACTACAGATGATTTCCTTGGAGATCATAATATGACACCTCGTCAAGTTTCTGTAGCTTCATTTTTTATGGATGAAACAGAAATTACGAATATTTCTTACCGTGAATATCTTTTCTGGTTGAATAGAGTTTACGGAGAGTCGTATCCAGAAGTGTATCGTAATGCTCAACCTGATGAAAACGTATGGAGAGAAAATCTTGGTTTCAATGAACCAATGATTGATAACTATCTAAATCACCCAGGGTTCAACTATTACCCAGTAGTAGGAGTTAGTTGGAAACAAGCCAATGATTATTGTAAATGGCGTACAGATCGTGTAAACGAAAGAATGCTTATTGCAGTAAAAGGTTTGAAGTGGAATAAAGATCAGTTTGATGATGATAACTTCAATACAGATGCTTACTTAAACGGAAAATACATTGGTGAGCAGGATAATGGAATCAGAGATTTCCAAAACCCTGATAACCGTGAAGGTCGTCAAGGAAAAATGTCTGATGGAGTTTTCCAACCAGGTTACCGTCTTCCAACAGAAGCTGAGTGGGAATATGCAGCACTTGGTCTTATCGGGACTTCTGTAGAAGGAAATGTAAACCAAGGACGATTCTTTGCAAGAGGAAAAAGTAGAGGTAAAGCAAAAAGACACCTAAGAGTTTCTCATGGTGAAAACAGAGGAGTATTCTTAGCAAACTTCAAAAGAGGAAAAGGAGATAATATGGGAACTGCAGGATGGTTAAACGATGCTGGTGCACGTACTTCTGAAGTGAAAACATATCCTCCAAATGATTTCGGATTATACGATATGGCAGGAAACGTGAACGAATGGGTTCTTGATGTTTACCGTAATGATAGAATGGTTCTTAATGACTTTATGCCTTTCCGTGGAAATGTTTACACAGAGCTTAAAAGAGATGAAGAAGGTTTCGTAGCTGATGTAGATTCTCTAGGTAGAATTGCAAGAGTAGAAACTTCTGATTTCGAGAATAGAACAAACTATAGTAAAGCCGATAATAGGAACTTCAAAGATGGTGATCAACAATCATCTATCTATTACGAAAGAGGGGCTTCTGAAGACGGTACTGCACTTGTTTATGATGCCAATGCAACTTTGATTAGCAATACTACAAGAGTGTATAAAGGTGGTTCTTGGAAAGATAGAGAATACTGGTTATCTCCAGCTACAAGAAGATTCTTGGATGAAAACCAAGCAGCTTCTGATATCGGATTCCGTTGTGTAATCGATAGAATGGGATCACAAGCGATTCGTTATATGAAATAATTGAACTTTCCTTAGCGAAAGAATACAAGATAAAAGCCAGACTATATTCATAGTACTGGCTTTTTTTATGAAATTTGTTTTATGAAATTACAAACACTTTATCAGTTATTCTTAAAATCCAATGGTGTATCTACAGATACCCGAACAATCACACAAGATCAAATCTATTTTGCCTTAAAAGGAGATAATTTTGATGGAAATCAATATGTGCAAAAGGCATTGGATCAAGGAGCTCTTGTAACGATAATAGATGATGAAAATGTCAAAAAAGAGCAGTTTGATAAACAGATTCAGGTAGTCTTGGTGGAAAATGTTCTCAGAACACTCCAAGACCTAGCCAGATGGCATAGAAAACAAATTGCCATTCCTATTCTTGGTATTACTGGAACAAATGGTAAAACGACTTCAAAAGAACTTTGCAAGGCTTTTTTTGAAAAGAAACTCAATGTGTATGCAACACCTGGGAATCTAAATAACCATATCGGTGTTCCATTGTGTTTGTTAGAGCTTACTTCCCAACATGATTTTGCCATTATAGAAATGGGTGCAAATCACCAAGGAGAAATTAAAGAATTGAGTGAGATTGCATTACCAGATTATGGTTTTATAACCAATATCGGTAAAGCGCATTTGGAAGGTTTTGGTTCACCCGAAATTATTCAAAAAACCAAGAAAGAACTGTTTGACTTTATTGTTGATTCAGGCGGATTTTTCTTCTATAATTGCGAAGAAGAAAAGGTAGCGGAATTCGCAAAAGAATATTACAAGAGTATTCCGTTTAGCACTGAAGAAAGCGTAGAACGAAAATTTAAAATTTTACCCAATATAATGGCAACAATCGAAATTGATGGTAAAGAAATTCCTTCTAATCTTTTTGGCGATTATAATGCAAAAAATATGGCGGCGGCTTATTTTATTGGTAATTTCTTCGATCTTGATCTCGATACTTTTGCACTAGCCATGAAGGATTATCAACCTCAAAATAACCGTTCTCAAAGTCAAAAAACCGATAAAAATCATTTAATTGTTGATGCCTATAACGCGAACCCCACGAGCATGAAGTTGGCGGTTGAAGCTTTCTTGAATTCACCAGTTACACATAAAGTTTTAATCTTAGGAGATATGTTTGAACTAGGAGAGGGATCTTCGTTTGAGCATATTAAAATTTTGAAGATACTTCAAGAAAGTATGAACTCAAATGACCAAGCGTTCTTAGTGGGAGAAGAGTTTCTGAAGGTGAAAATAGCGGCTCAGAATTTACATTTTTTTGAGTCAAGAGAATTTTTACAAGAGTTTTTAAGTACTAATTTATTGGAAAACAAAAGTATTCTTCTAAAAGGAAGCCGAGGAATAGGATTAGAAAAAATTATTGATTTACTCTAAAATGACAGCAGGTTTTACGATCGGTAAAGGAGCGATTTTGGCTTTTGCTTACGCAAATTATGATTATGTCTGTTTCCTAGATTCTCACGAATATCAAGAGGGTTTTGGGAAAACTCAATTTGACTGGGTGATTGGTGCAAGTGAGAAAATAGATACAAATTTTGATATCCAAAAACTGCAAGAATTACCAAAGAATGAATTCTATTTTCATCATTTCTCCTATGATCTGAAGAACGAATTGTATGATAATTTACATTCAAAAAATCCCAAGAGAATTAACACCCCTTTGTCTGTATTAATGAAACCTGACTGGGTTCTTGCTTCAAAAAACGGAGAACTTATTCTGATAAAAGAACCCGATTTTGATCTCAAACAAATAGATCAGTTAACAAATGCGGGCTTGAAGAAAAACACACATTTAGAATCTCTGTGGACAAAAGAGCAATATGAAAGTGCTTTTTTAAATTGTATGAATGAGTTACAGCAAGGAAATATTTATGAAGTAAATCTATGTCAAGAGTTTGTATATCATAATTTTGAGGAGAATCCTACAGAAGTCTTTTTAGAGATTAATGACAAGGCAAAGGCTCCTTTTTCTAGTTTTTTTAAGATAAAAGAACATAGTTTACTCTCTTTTAGTCCTGAGCGTTATCTGTATAAAAACAATAAATATATTCAATCGCAACCAATAAAAGGGACTCGTCCAAGGGGTAGGAATATTACAGAGGATACGCAGTTTATTGAAGATTTAAAGAGTAGCTTAAAAGAAGTTTCTGAAAATACCATGATTGTTGATTTGGTTAGAAACGATCTCTCTCATTTTGCTGAAAAATCAAGTGTGAAAGTAGAGGAATTATGTGAGATTTATACATTTCCCCATGTTCATCAAATGATCTCTACAATTTCTGCTGAACTCAGAAAAGAATCTGATTTTTGGAAAGCATTTTTTAAAGCATTTCCAATGGGTTCTATGACGGGAGTTCCTAAAATAGAAGCCATGAAAATAATAGAAAGAGAGGAGGATTTCCAACGTGGAGCTTACGCTGGCTCTATTGGTTTTTCCTACCAAGAAGCGGCAGATTTTAGTGTGCTTATCCGAACATTAATTTATGATTCTGTAAGTGAATTAGCTACTTTGCCAGTGGGTGGAGCTATTACGATAAGGGCTGAAGCCGAAGAAGAATACGAAGAATGTTTAGTGAAAAAGTATGGAATAGAAAAAAGTATCCTCCGCTAAACGATCTGTAGAACGGAGGAGCAATTACTTACCGAATAATTTTGTAATTGAAAGAGCCTTTAAGGGTTCTGAACTCAATAATATACGCTCCACGTGTAAGTTGATCTAAAGAAATTAAGCCTTCACTAGGTATGTCAATCAGGACTTTTCTTCCAAAGGAATCGTATAGCAATACCTCAGTAATTGTTTCAATGGGATAATGAAGTAAATGTTTTGTATAATTATAAAATATTTTATTAGTGAAATAATCTTCTAGAGCAAGGTCTTGTATCGTGATCGTTTTTGTAATCGTGTCACTTTTATTACATTTTGTAGCAATAAGTTGAATGTCAAAATTCCCCGAAGATTGATACACATGCACGGGTGCTTTATCAGAAGAAATTCCACCGTCTCCAAAATTCCATTGATAGGTAGTTGATCTCTCAGAAAGGTTTGTTAATTCCACAATTGTATCATTTTTTATGGAGAAATTAAAATCAGCAATTGGGTTATATTTCCCCACATTCCATAAGGGTAAATTATTATAAACGATGTGCTCAACAGCTTGAATGATTTCTTGTTTATCGCTTTGTGATACTCCATTTGGAGCATAACTTGTCATCAGTGGTTTTTTATTAAATAAAATGGTATAAAAAGTTTGAGCAGCTACATAAGATCCTAAAAGAGAAGGATGAGACTCATCAGGTGAATACAATTCTATTCCAGTATTATTATCTCTTAAATAACGCCAAACTGCACCCACAGGTGAAATTAAAGATTGCGTATTATTTGCCATAAAGGTATAACGGGCACGCAGAGAATCATCCATACCTTCATAGGTGCAAAGCCACGGTGCAACAGCGCAATTGTTGGCATCACCATTTTTTCTTCCCCATGTCATAAAAAATACGGGTTCAGTACATTCGTTATTGTCTTTTATGGTATTTACTAATTGAACAGCATAAGGATAAGTCTGGTTCATAAATTGCCCTGTGGGAAACGAGGGTTCTTGACTTTGTGCTTGAATACTTACAAAATCCCAATTTTTACTATTAATCAATTGGGTTAATTGTTGATTTGTTGCATGCTGCTGTAAGGGAGCTCCTCCAGGTGTATGACTTTGGATTTCAAGTGTGTCTTGGTAAGAAAGTGCTATTTGCTTAGTAAGATCGGGTAAATTGTGGTAAAAAGTATAGCTATTTCCTATAAAAAGAATTGATTTCGATTCTTGGGCAACTACTAAAAATCCAAAAAATAAAAAGAATGAAGTAAGAAATGTATTTCTCATAAAAAAGATAAATAAATGGACAAAAAAAACCTCCGTACTTTTTGAAATACAAAATACGAAGGTTGTAAAGGTATGAAAAGTAAAAGAACTGATTTTGCCTTATCTCACTAAGATCTTTTTTGTTATCTGTTCTTTGCGTGAATTTTTTAGTTGGAGATAATATATTCCAGGTACTAAAGAAGGAGTCTTTAAGGCTTTTTGAGAATGAGCATCTATTTCTCCAAAGTACTGAATTTTTTGCCCTAATGTGTTCATTAGTTGTATGTCTAATGTTTCATTTAGGTTGTTGTGAATAAAGATATTTCCATTTTTTTGTGAGACAATAAGTTTCTTGGAATCTATTTCTTCTAAGCCAATATTTTTTTCAATATATACGCAATAATCCTCTGTTTGTCCCACATCTTGAAGGTTTAATCCACAGGCTTTTGCTATTTTGTTTTGTCTAATCGCGATTCTCAATCTCGTAACGCCCAAAGCGGCATTTTGAGGAATTGTGATATTAAAGCTTTGAGTAGAAAGAGCAAAACTGGCATTGAGTATTTGTTCAGCAGTAGTAAAAAGACCATCTTGATTGAAGTCAATCCAAGCAATTACAGAATTGTTTGAAAAAGTGGGCTTTGTTGTTTTTATTTGTAGCTGATAGTTTTTATTTTGTTTGAGAACAACAGATCCTAGGTGCGTAAAGTTTTCATACCCTATTTTAGCGGAGCTTAAATGAATAAAAGTATCTATTTTTACTTGTGTAATATAAGAACTACCGCCATATTGATTTCCTACTTCACAATAATCTAAATCTTGACAGTTTCCACAGCCTTTTGTTGTCCATTCAATCATTTGGCTATTTGTAAAAGCATTTCCACACGGTACACGAACGTACCCTGTATATGTTTCACAT
Encoded proteins:
- a CDS encoding type II toxin-antitoxin system ParD family antitoxin — translated: MKTLNTVSMYALNVDKNDFFERLASLSQENQLIIFNKLSELREEERKEKAFWEAVKLGEESGIVKDFDIDVFFKELRHDTLNK
- the ispF gene encoding 2-C-methyl-D-erythritol 2,4-cyclodiphosphate synthase; the encoded protein is MSEKKAKMRVGFGYDVHQLAEGYDFWLGGLKIDHDKGAVGHSDADVLLHTICDALLGAAALGDIGTHFPDTDPAYKGIDSKILLKDVAKLLKEEDFEIGNIDATVALQSPKIKPYIPEMRKIISEILSIPLRDVSVKATTTEKLGFEGRKEGVSAYATVLLFG
- the porV gene encoding type IX secretion system outer membrane channel protein PorV — its product is MKKIIKNIAVAALLTSTTAFAQDKVNVVSTAVPYLLISPDARGASMGDQGVATLPDANSMYWNVAKSAFLKKKMGASVSYSPWLSQLVNDVFISNIDFFYKPDNRSTLNFSFKYFSLGEVNFRQHQDDAPTQFYPAELALDVGYGLQLSRRFSAGVVLRYLRSDLASGANSSLDGTIYVPANSLSADIGFFYKSKKIDLAGKDGVVTAGLNISNLGGKIKYTDDDAQSEFMPALMRLGAGLHMDIDKFNRFSISGEMTKLLVPTPQFDTKKNEEIRQLSVVDGIFRSFNDSPEGENEFQEINFSIGMEYWYNNQFAFRAGYFYEDPIKGNRQYMSAGLGIKLQKASLDMAYLFTLTNNQHPLKSTLRFSLGIDIDAFMSNAPSEEEQNSRKGSSLKEKNQKKDNKKKDDKKDKKDKK
- the porU gene encoding type IX secretion system sortase PorU, whose translation is MLYLKKILFSFFLAFSCLAFAQTEESAFSIHWQTNGFIDINNYNDTVIYHKNASHYLRKTPYFTHKIELKKGQNVENVTFEILETKNLLPNEKKLISTRENFKLKWQTGYQNQQSYLFVSFPGIFEEQKISEIKFHIHFKKNRLFTKKVATWNYPNNSPLKDGSVYKIAASRKGVYKITGTKLQSAGIDLNTIEPQKLKIYGNHQGMLNEFLTPELPFGLEEMAIEVVDGNDNSFDANDYVLFYSNGLHDWKFDTTSNYYTYENHFYDTTAYYFLKFEGVDGKRIPKSNFQNSNTTLSEYDFLYAHENELYNPKHSGRKWLGERLEAVSKLSFDVGNNNRTTNTPVRINLHGLARSNGETTIDLLENGAVKMSLGISKNLDDSGEGVYRFKTENVILNNNKLSFDIAYDKKGQVGAIAYLDKISLEFKEQLQYYNKQFTFSNKDQRQIANGVNYQVLGNNYRIWQISDQNNIQDLEIQNQKIFSGSNKLQSFAVFNNSNTYSIEAIQEIPNQNLHQIEQTDYVVIYHPNWKDQAIDLVNYRKETHNYNGVAVNVFDIYNEFSSGTKDPTALRNFIHMLYVRNKTSKTLPKGILFFGDASYDFKSIHGFQSDFVPTYISNPNYFTVKVTDATDDYFALLDDNDGGALSTVNNFIDIPIGRLIVRNKQEAQDAVRKIKRYEAKENQGEWQTKVALVADDVDQNENWERLLALGADQAIEKYQQKNPGINVNKIYADAYKQINSVGGQRYPDVENEIQKAVDGGALIVHYYGHGGEKGWASERILNIDDINSWTNEKELPLFITTTCEFTRYDDPNRVSAGEYVALNPNGGAIALLTTTRAIGIGDAENLSRVFYNHLGKIDTTVGKQYTVGELLYQIKNGTTKHNRRRFILIGDPAVRLKFPKNKMRLTKINNQDISNASADTIKALEKVSLEGILTDINDNKIIQNGIASITVFDKRQTEKTLRNDNLNVPPVNFLTQKNIIFKGNAPIKNGDFKISFVVPKDINLDMGKGKVQLFAKLSDEEAFGYDTTAYVGGVNPNPAEDNEGPDISLFMNDSTFIDGGMVTHNSAIFAQLFDENGINTVGLGIGHDITAIIDEQSAKPIILNNFYEATNGDFRAGTVNYPLYNLENGLHTLSLKAWDTYNNSSKKTIEFQVVDDATSIITDLFNYPNPMQGNTHFSFQHNLYGQDIQVNLSIYDLQGRRVAEFSKDISDAPAVLNQEFSWNGTTSSGVELGSGMYLYRLSIQSSKSGISEYKTERLVLVR